The following coding sequences lie in one Alloacidobacterium dinghuense genomic window:
- a CDS encoding TonB-dependent receptor → MRRLFPALLALLCLALSTVAWSQHDEIPTWGGELRDSSGVPIADATVWLTEQGHKHAAVTAANGSFAFKNLPAGSYTLSVETAGKLSNASQPVLLAMDHVTVLVTISDRGGLAIAEQKEQNEATGGEQLSSRAVSELPLNKRDFSTLLLLAAGTMTDTNGATNFTQQFAINGQRGVEATFAMDGSDTSDPEMGGGTFTNFNVDAVEGIQSSSGWMPAEIGRGAAGFTNIITRSGKSGFHGSFFEFLRNSALDARNYFDHPTEGRIPPFRRNEFGFTNGGPVVIPHLFDGSGKTFYFGQYQGFRQVLGTTQVLAVPTADERSGSDTSAFPGDTLYVPVDSQMARILARYPLPNFPQGPYGAHTYATSSKVITNANQFSIRIDQTLDEKSQIFARFTWDNLTGPTTNPDQTAIDPSFAVEYKDHQRNGVLTYSRVISPQYSFDSSIDFTRSTPGFPTPNHTDAAVKFNDGLFEAFNSAGGSVMQAYGNLIQARQNFSYIRSGHAWKFGGEVRLNRDTTYFGISPNNEYDFGGGTAYSPVEILSQSGTHNVNVGDPLPDTLSGLLTGTPFSYNVAVAPPYFSGGNHIGPAAINRNNFAFYIQDTWKISDRFVLDYGIRYDVYSPITERAKRTSSIVTTKTATGYQQEFLVNPQPGYQTNYNGFEPRVQLDWRATQKLHVRAGGAMMVIPPNIWQDNSLTGSTPFVIYPHLSAAPGAQFHYGFQITPDELPRAYSTSGVDIFASGNTKDVPANTVLDVDRYEHDMAALTPSHQITPLNLAGIDRNFGNGWLETWTLGLERQFGNVTADVAYVGTAGVKLPRMTYPNGFAGASPEYAPYTQFDSSGNVIGGFGVENVVDDTSHSSYNALQSSLSGTFPHGGPGVQASYTWSKSLDDVSGVIGGGTGSTGAQVAFAPQDPFNTHPEKGPSTFDVANSFSLSVAQDLHLDSVNFLEAVTKKITRGWELLSISTISSGSPFTIYSGIQQTGAGSNGTDRPDQIGKPDLSTARKVREDYFGLGPANASYFSIPINLSGGTGPNSGRFGLLGRNTFRGPAYYNYDFAMIKDTPFGTRTSGSELVDLQFRAEFFNLFNIVNMGLPANTIKGSGFGEISKTAGTSRQIQFSLKLIY, encoded by the coding sequence GTGAGAAGACTATTTCCTGCGCTGCTGGCGCTTCTATGCCTTGCACTGAGCACAGTTGCGTGGTCGCAGCATGATGAGATTCCAACGTGGGGCGGCGAACTGCGTGATTCCAGCGGCGTTCCGATAGCAGACGCGACCGTATGGCTTACCGAACAAGGGCATAAGCACGCCGCTGTTACTGCCGCGAATGGGAGCTTTGCTTTCAAAAACCTGCCGGCCGGGAGTTACACGCTGTCGGTTGAGACTGCGGGAAAACTGAGCAACGCGAGCCAGCCAGTCTTGCTGGCTATGGATCATGTAACCGTATTGGTTACGATATCAGACCGGGGCGGGCTGGCAATTGCTGAACAAAAGGAGCAGAACGAGGCCACCGGTGGGGAGCAGCTTTCCAGCCGTGCCGTGAGTGAGTTGCCACTGAACAAGCGCGACTTCAGCACTCTGCTGTTGCTTGCCGCTGGAACCATGACGGACACGAACGGCGCAACCAACTTCACGCAACAGTTTGCGATTAACGGGCAGCGCGGCGTCGAGGCAACGTTTGCGATGGACGGATCCGATACGAGCGATCCGGAAATGGGTGGCGGCACTTTTACCAATTTCAACGTCGATGCGGTGGAGGGGATTCAGTCGAGTTCCGGATGGATGCCTGCCGAGATCGGGCGCGGTGCTGCCGGCTTCACAAACATCATCACGCGCTCCGGCAAGAGCGGCTTTCACGGTTCGTTCTTCGAGTTCTTGCGCAACTCGGCCCTGGATGCGCGGAATTATTTCGATCATCCGACAGAGGGTAGAATTCCGCCATTCCGCCGCAATGAGTTTGGATTCACGAACGGCGGACCGGTTGTGATCCCGCACCTTTTCGATGGAAGCGGGAAAACGTTCTACTTCGGTCAATATCAGGGCTTTCGCCAGGTACTGGGCACGACGCAGGTGTTAGCGGTGCCTACAGCCGACGAGCGTTCTGGCTCGGACACGAGCGCGTTTCCGGGTGACACGCTGTATGTTCCGGTGGATTCGCAGATGGCGCGCATACTGGCGCGGTATCCGCTGCCCAATTTTCCCCAAGGACCGTACGGAGCGCACACCTATGCGACTTCCTCGAAGGTCATTACGAATGCCAACCAGTTTTCAATTCGCATCGATCAGACGCTGGATGAGAAGTCGCAGATATTCGCGCGATTTACCTGGGACAATCTGACAGGACCGACGACCAATCCCGATCAGACGGCGATCGATCCGAGCTTTGCCGTCGAATACAAAGATCATCAGCGCAACGGAGTGCTGACGTATTCGCGTGTGATTTCGCCGCAGTATTCCTTTGACTCGTCGATTGACTTTACGCGCTCCACGCCCGGGTTTCCGACGCCGAACCACACGGATGCCGCAGTGAAGTTCAATGACGGACTCTTTGAGGCCTTCAATTCTGCCGGCGGTTCGGTGATGCAGGCCTATGGCAATCTCATTCAAGCACGGCAGAATTTTTCCTACATCAGAAGCGGCCACGCGTGGAAGTTTGGCGGCGAAGTGCGGCTGAACCGCGACACGACCTATTTCGGCATCAGCCCCAACAATGAATATGATTTTGGCGGCGGTACGGCGTATTCGCCGGTCGAAATTCTGTCTCAAAGCGGTACGCACAATGTGAATGTCGGAGATCCGCTGCCTGATACGCTCTCCGGACTGTTGACTGGCACTCCGTTTTCCTACAACGTTGCGGTCGCTCCGCCATACTTTTCGGGTGGCAATCACATCGGGCCTGCGGCGATCAATCGAAACAATTTTGCCTTTTACATTCAGGACACCTGGAAGATTTCTGATCGCTTTGTGCTGGACTACGGCATTCGCTATGACGTGTATTCGCCCATCACGGAGCGGGCGAAGCGAACATCGAGTATCGTGACGACGAAGACGGCGACCGGGTATCAACAGGAATTTCTTGTGAATCCGCAGCCGGGATACCAGACAAACTACAACGGCTTTGAGCCGCGCGTGCAACTGGACTGGCGCGCTACCCAGAAGCTGCACGTGCGCGCTGGCGGAGCGATGATGGTGATTCCGCCGAATATCTGGCAGGACAATTCGCTGACCGGCTCGACGCCGTTTGTGATTTATCCACATCTGAGTGCTGCACCGGGCGCGCAATTTCATTATGGCTTTCAGATCACACCGGATGAATTACCGCGTGCCTATTCGACATCAGGAGTGGACATCTTCGCCAGCGGCAATACGAAAGATGTGCCTGCGAATACCGTTCTCGACGTGGACCGCTACGAGCATGACATGGCGGCGCTGACGCCAAGCCACCAGATCACGCCGCTGAATCTTGCCGGGATTGACAGGAATTTCGGCAACGGATGGCTGGAAACCTGGACGCTTGGACTGGAGCGGCAATTTGGAAACGTCACCGCCGATGTCGCATATGTAGGTACTGCGGGCGTCAAGCTGCCACGCATGACGTATCCAAACGGATTTGCCGGGGCGAGTCCGGAGTACGCTCCTTATACGCAGTTCGACAGCTCGGGCAACGTGATTGGCGGTTTCGGCGTGGAGAATGTCGTCGATGACACGTCGCATTCGAGCTACAACGCTTTGCAAAGCTCGCTCTCCGGAACATTTCCGCATGGCGGTCCGGGCGTGCAGGCGAGCTATACGTGGTCGAAATCGCTGGATGACGTGAGCGGAGTGATTGGCGGCGGAACGGGTTCCACGGGCGCGCAGGTAGCGTTCGCTCCGCAGGATCCATTCAATACGCATCCTGAAAAAGGGCCGTCGACGTTTGATGTGGCGAACTCTTTCAGCCTGAGCGTGGCGCAGGACCTGCATTTGGACAGTGTCAATTTTCTGGAAGCAGTGACAAAGAAAATTACGCGCGGATGGGAGTTGCTGAGCATTTCGACGATTTCCAGCGGTTCGCCATTCACCATCTATTCGGGGATTCAACAGACAGGCGCGGGTTCGAACGGAACGGATCGGCCCGACCAGATTGGCAAGCCTGATTTATCGACGGCACGCAAAGTGCGCGAAGACTACTTCGGGCTGGGCCCCGCAAATGCCTCGTATTTCTCGATTCCCATCAACCTGTCGGGCGGGACAGGGCCAAACAGTGGACGCTTCGGCCTGCTTGGACGCAACACATTTCGCGGCCCCGCATATTACAACTACGACTTTGCCATGATCAAGGACACGCCTTTCGGCACTCGCACGAGCGGGAGCGAACTGGTAGACCTGCAATTCCGGGCGGAGTTCTTCAATCTCTTCAACATTGTGAATATGGGGCTGCCCGCGAACACGATCAAGGGATCTGGTTTCGGCGAGATCAGCAAAACAGCCGGGACTTCGCGGCAGATTCAGTTCTCGTTGAAGCTGATTTACTGA